The following are encoded together in the Rubrobacter aplysinae genome:
- a CDS encoding monovalent cation/H+ antiporter complex subunit F has protein sequence MLHQTVFFIAAVWMTVLFTVTAISVVRMRTTAARILALDTLTLVLVALLVLYGSSYQSPYFLEAALALSLLAFIATLAAARYHGNRRIF, from the coding sequence TTGTTACACCAGACGGTCTTCTTCATAGCGGCGGTGTGGATGACCGTCCTGTTCACGGTCACGGCGATTTCGGTGGTGCGGATGCGCACGACGGCGGCGCGCATCCTGGCGCTAGACACCCTGACGCTCGTGCTGGTCGCGTTGCTCGTGCTCTACGGGAGCTCCTACCAGAGCCCCTACTTTCTGGAGGCGGCGCTCGCGCTATCGTTACTGGCCTTTATAGCGACGCTCGCGGCCGCCCGTTACCACGGCAACCGGAGGATCTTCTAG
- the mnhG gene encoding monovalent cation/H(+) antiporter subunit G yields MIISLLADALVILGVFIMTIGVIGMLRMPDTYTKTHAASKAVFLGVIAILVASTASGQADVILRVILIVVALILTTPVASHVVARAAFERNEVMRSPEAVDESGSGLDRRPGSPG; encoded by the coding sequence ATGATAATAAGCCTGCTGGCGGACGCTCTCGTCATACTCGGCGTCTTCATAATGACCATCGGGGTGATCGGCATGCTCAGGATGCCCGACACTTACACCAAGACCCACGCGGCCTCCAAGGCGGTCTTTCTCGGTGTGATCGCGATTCTGGTCGCCTCGACGGCCTCGGGACAGGCGGACGTCATCCTGCGGGTAATACTGATCGTCGTGGCCCTGATCCTGACCACCCCCGTCGCCTCCCACGTGGTCGCCCGCGCCGCCTTCGAACGCAACGAGGTAATGCGCTCACCGGAGGCGGTGGACGAGTCCGGGTCCGGGCTGGACCGGAGGCCCGGATCCCCCGGCTAG
- a CDS encoding SpoIIAA family protein, which produces MVYEELGSMGPKALWEDTKLETSIFQNAERMAVVSEKRWIEDLAENLGSSTSMEIENFEPGQRDEALAWLKG; this is translated from the coding sequence ATGGTGTACGAGGAGCTCGGCAGCATGGGGCCGAAGGCCCTGTGGGAGGACACGAAGCTCGAGACGAGCATCTTCCAGAACGCCGAGCGCATGGCGGTAGTGAGCGAGAAGCGGTGGATAGAGGACCTCGCGGAGAATCTGGGTTCGTCCACCAGCATGGAGATCGAGAATTTCGAGCCCGGACAGCGCGATGAGGCTCTCGCCTGGTTGAAGGGCTAG